One Poecilia reticulata strain Guanapo linkage group LG4, Guppy_female_1.0+MT, whole genome shotgun sequence genomic window carries:
- the rtca gene encoding RNA 3'-terminal phosphate cyclase — MKMDSAAVEIDGSVMEGGGQILRVSAALSCITGSAIKIIKIRAGRSTPGLRPQHLTGLQLVSDLCSGSLQGASIGSTDISLTPGKVRSGNHTADTQTAGSVCLLLQAALPCALYADAASQLLLKGGTNAEMAPQIDYTVKVFKPIVEKFGVHFDCDIRMRGYYPKGGGEVAVTARPLKELQPVSLTDRGNITKIHGRAFVAGVLPFKLAKDMSAAAVRTIRKEIKELYINIQPVQEKEKAYGNGNGIIIIAESSTGCLFAGSALGKKGVYADKVGIEAAEMLLRNLRHNGCVDEFLQDQLIIFMALAKGTSRIRTGAVTLHTQTAIHIAEQLTQAKFTVTKSEDELSSGVTYIIECQGSGVVNPNL, encoded by the exons atgaaaatgGACTCTGCGGCGGTGGAGATAGACGGCAGCGTCATGGAGGGA GGCGGACAGATCCTGAGAGTCTCGGCGGCGCTCAGCTGCATCACCGGCTCCGCCATAAAGATCATCAAGATCCGGGCAGGCAGGAGCACCCCGGGGCTCAG gCCGCAGCACCTGACGGGCCTCCAGCTGGTCTCTGACCTCTGCTCCGGCAGCCTGCAGGGCGCCAGCATCGGCTCCACCGACATCAGCCTGACTCCAGGGAAGGTCCGGTCGGGGAACCACACGGCCGACACGCAGACCGCAGG gagtgtgtgtttgctgctgcAGGCGGCCCTGCCCTGCGCGCTGTACGCCGACGCCGCCTCACAGCTCCTTCTGAAAGGAGGAACCAACGCAGAGATGGCCCCGCAGATCGACTACACTGTAAAG GTATTCAAGCCCATTGTGGAGAAGTTCGGCGTCCATTTTGACTGCGACATCAGGATGAG ggGCTACTACCCTAAAGGCGGCGGCGAGGTGGCGGTGACGGCCCGGCCGCTCAAGGAGCTGCAGCCCGTCTCCCTGACGGACAGAGGAAACATCACAAAGATCCACGGCAGAGCCTTCGTGGCCGGAGTCCTGcccttcaaa ctggCTAAAGACATGTCCGCCGCCGCTGTTCGGACCATCAGGAAGGAAATCAAAGAACTTTACATCAACATCCAGCCAGTGCAGGAAAAGGAGAAGGCCTACGGGAACGGCAACGGCATCAT AATCATCGCAGAATCGTCCACAGGCTGCCTGTTCGCAGGATCGGCTCTGGGAAAGAAAG GTGTTTATGCGGATAAAGTGGGAATAGAAGCAGCTGAGATGCTGCTGAGAAACCTCAGACACAACGGCTGCGTGGACGAGTTCCTGCAGGACCAG ctcaTCATCTTCATGGCGCTGGCGAAGGGAACGTCTCGGATTCGGACCGGCGCCGTGACGCTGCACACGCAGACGGCCATCCACATCGCAGAGCAGCTCACTCAG GCGAAGTTTACAGTAACGAAGAGCGAAGACGAGCTGAGCAGCGGCGTCACCTACATCATCGAGTGTCAAGGATCTGGAGTGGTTAACCCCAACctgtag